Genomic window ([Eubacterium] hominis):
AACCATATGATGTAAAAATTATTGCTTTAAAATAAAAAATCCGAAAAAAATCGGATTTTTTTTAGGATTTTCACCTCCCTTTTACGTATATATATACATAGGAGGTGTTTTTTTATGAAGAAAATGATGGTCGTTTTGTTTTTTGTATTATTACTTTGTTCCAGATATCAATTTGTGGATATGTCACAATATGAATCTAAAACAAAAAGTATTGAAGTCAAGGGCGCAATCCAAGCACCAGGTGTGTATGAGGTAGATGCCCATGCAAGTGTAGAAGATATTTTAAAAAAGGCGCAAGGCTGTTTGGATAATGCAGATACCTCGTCCTTAAACTTAAGCTTGGATCTTCCTGATGAAAGCGTCTTAGTGATTCCAGAGATAAAAGAAACAGCACTTATTTCCATTAATTCCGCAAGTGAAGAGGAGTCAGACAGTTTACCGGGCGTTGGACCGGCGATAGCCAAACGGATTGTTGCTTATCGAATGGAAAAACCTTTTCAAAGTTTAGAAGAAATTAAAGAAGTAAAAGGTATCGGAGATGCCATGTATGCGAAAATACAGAATATGATCTGCCTATGAAACAAAGCTGGTTGTTTTTATCATTGCTGATCTGGGGGATGATCATATCCCAATCCCTGCTAGCTTCAATATTTTTAACGTTTGTTGCGTGCGTGTTTCATTTTCGCCATTTTCAAAAGGGACATATATTGTTTCTTATCCTTTTGATAGGCGCAATATTTCGTATCCAACCACATACTCAGCAAATGCCAACAAGTAAGATCATCACGATTCAGGAAATCAAAAGCTCTTATTTGATTGGAGAATGTGATCATCAAAAAGTCCTTTTATACAATGTAAAAGACGTATCTTTTCAGGATGTAATAAAAGTACAAGGCAATTTTGAATTGATCGATGGCGTACATAATCCACCAGAATTTTATTTTCCTGCGTGGTGTAAAAACAGAAATATCCAATATGCGCTTGATGTGAAGGATTACGAAGTCATAAAAGAGGGAACAGGTTTATCACATGATCTTTATCGCTATATCCAGTCAAAAGATGAAACAACACGTTCTTTATTAAATTCTATGCTCTTTGGTATCCGGCAAGAGGAGGAAAGTTATCTTATCACATCAAGTGGAATGCATATCACAACCCTTTGGCAGATGATACGCTCTTTCTTGTCGTTATTCTTTGAAAAACAGACGTTGGAATTACTTTGTTTCTTTGGTATGGGTATACATGCTTACGCAACTGTTTTATCCCCTACAATGCTTCGTGTCCTCAGTTTTCAATTGATTCGTTTCTTATTTCCTCATATGGATATGAAAGATCG
Coding sequences:
- a CDS encoding ComEA family DNA-binding protein: MKKMMVVLFFVLLLCSRYQFVDMSQYESKTKSIEVKGAIQAPGVYEVDAHASVEDILKKAQGCLDNADTSSLNLSLDLPDESVLVIPEIKETALISINSASEEESDSLPGVGPAIAKRIVAYRMEKPFQSLEEIKEVKGIGDAMYAKIQNMICL